The sequence below is a genomic window from Proteus vulgaris.
TATCAGAAGAGACACCAAATGCAGGTAAAGTTATCCCTAAAGCGATTTTCTTAACCGCGCTGATTGGTGGGATTATCTTTATTGCCGTTTCTTACTTTTTACAATTGTATTTCCCAGATATTTCACGATTCAAGAATCCAGAAGAGTCACAACCTGAAATAATGCTGTATGTTGCTGGTGCTTTATTCCAGTCCATTATTTTAGTGTTCTCATGTGTGACTGTATTAGCATCTGGTATGGCGGCTCACGCAGGTGTTGCTCGTTTACTTTATGTTATGGGGCGCGATGGCGTATTCCCAGAGAAGACATTTGGTTACGTTCATCCTAAATGGCGTACACCGGCTTTTAACGTGCTATTGGTGGGTTTCTTAGCGTTAGGTGCTGTGTTCTTTGACTTAGTGACTGCAACTGCATTAATTAACTTTGGTGCGTTAGTTGCGTTTACTTTCGTGAATCTGTCTGTTATTTCACAATTCTATATTCGTGAGCGTCGTAATAAAGGGTTAATGGATCATATTAATTACCTGATATTACCTATTATTGGTGCTGCGACAATGGGTGTCTTGTGGATAAACCTAGAACCAGGCTCTATGGAGTTAGGTCTTGTCTGGGGTGCAATTGGTATACTTTATATGGTGTGGATCACTCGTCGATTCCGTCGTCCAATGCCACAAATGCCAGAAAAGTAATATTCTAAGAATTGTCATTATGATAAATAAAATGGCCTCAGTAATGAGGCCATTTTTTTTGTATTGAATAAACAGTATTAGAATCAAACAGGATAATAAATAACCAGTTGATTGATTTATATACAATAAGATTAAGGATATTTACTCATTCAAATAAAAAAATTAAAAATAATTTTATATGGGGCCTAGGGTTTTTCTTAAGTGTTTATAATTAGGTTAATTTACTTGTTTAAGTTAAATTAAATAATTTTTTATATTAGTTTGAATGTATCTATATATATGAAAAACAAACTTTATATATTCAAAATATATTTTTTTACTTTTTAAGTATTATATTGATGCTCAATTAAAGATTAGTCAAATATCCTAAAAATAAAGAAAATACTTTATAAATAAAGTGTTTTAAATAATTATCATTATGCAATTTAAACTTACTCTATGAGTAAATTTTTATTGTTGTGCTACTCTTTAATTAGGATTAGAAAATATATTTTCTTAATTCAAATCTAATTAAGATGATTAAGGGAATAATACTAATTCCAATAGGCGATTTATTTAAAAACGAAAGGTAACAATATGTCTTTAATTAAGAAAGTTGCTCCGTTTATCGTGTTGTCTGGATTTATGGTTGCAGGTAATGCTTTTGCTGCGACACAGGGTACAACGGTGTCATTCGAAGCATTAATTCGTGCCGCAAGTTGTGATGTTTCTTCAACAACAGAAGGTTCTAGAATTGATTGGGGAACCTTCACAAGTGATGAAGTGACTGGCAAAAACGTCGGTGATCAATTAGGAGATAACAAGACGTTTAATTTAGAGCTTTCTAATTGTACAGCAGCATTAGCAGCTGATGGAACAATCAATCTTTATGCTCGTGGTAATAAATCAAACTTTGATTCTGAAATGTTTGCTAACGCAACAGCAGCTTCTTTAGCTGTAAAATTGTTAGCAACAGCAAGTAATACTTTAGTTAAACCAAATGTTGAAACAGGTCTGAAATTAGGACAAGAGATCATTAAAGACGGCACTGGTCGTATTCCGATGACTGCTGGTCTGTATTTAACAAATGGTGCAGTAACAAGTGATGAATTAAAAGTACCAGTTACTTTTACTGTTGCTTATAACTAATATTACTTAATTTTTAGAGGCTCTATTTAATAGAGCCTCTCATTAAAGAAGAAATATAATGATTAAAATTACAAATAGAATAAGAAAATTTTTTGTTATTTTACTAATAATTATATCTCCATTTGCTTATTCTAAAGGAGTGGGTTTAAACGCTACACGTATTATTTATCCTGAAGGTGAGAATAGTGTAGGTGTTATCGTTCGTAATGAAGAACCAAAAATAAATTATTTGGTACAAGCCTATATTTCCTCTGATGAAAACCCAATTGTATTTCAAGTCACTCCTCCTCTTTTTAGAATTAATAGTTTATCAAGGCATGAAGTAAAAATTTATGCCATGAGTAATTCTTTACCGAAAGATAGAGAAAGTATCTTTTATTTTCATGCAAAGATGATCCCTGGACAAAGCAATAATTCTGATACAGCAGGCCTAAGTGTAGGATTTGATAATGTCATAAAGCTTTTCTACCGACCTAAAAACTTACCGATGACATCAGAAGATGCGCAAAAGAAATTAAGATTTAGTGTGGAAGGAAAACAATTAAAGGTAGTCAACAATTCCCCTTATTACATCAATTTTGCTGGGTTCTCTGTCAACAATATAAAGCTAGATGTTAGTTTGGCTAATAACAATGCCATGATCGCACCTTATAGCTCGATAAAATATGCCTTACCTACAGGTGTAAATAAAGGAAGTGTTCAATGGCGTACAATAGATGATTTAGGTGGATTTAATGAACATAAAGCCACATTTTAAACCAATTGTATTGGGCGCATTATTAACTTGTATCTCTTTTTATGGATATAGCGCTGTTGATGATTCTGCGGTTGTCATCGTAAAAGGCTCAGTAACAAAAGGTACATGTGCTTTTACTTTATCAGACCAAACAGTGAAATTTTCTCAATCAACATTAATGCAAAATGTTGATGAAATAGGTGTAAAAGAAGAAAACAAAATACCTTTTTCTGTTAACTATCTTTGTCAAGATTATGTTGATGAAACACCAGATATGGAAGTTGTTATAAAAGCGGGATCTGGAACACAAATTGCAAATAACAAAATATCGCCGGTGAATAATCCAACTAATGCGAGTTTTGCTCTATACGACTGTAAAGGTGATCATTGTTCTTTAATTAATTTTAACTCTGGAACAAGTTCTGTT
It includes:
- a CDS encoding APC family permease; the encoded protein is MSDNVISSIGTNQTGANNRVQLRKTLTLMQVVMMGLAFLQPMTIFDTFGIVSGITNGHVATSYAIALIAILFTAVSYGKLVKRFPSAGSAYTYAQKSMSPYVGFMVGWSSLLDYLFMPMINILLAKIYLQAIFPGVEPWIFVFGLVALMTFFNLRGINVVANLNTAIVIVQVAVMVVFVGLLIHGVYNGEGAGELWTFRPFASVDAEVIPMITGATILCFSFLGFDGISTLSEETPNAGKVIPKAIFLTALIGGIIFIAVSYFLQLYFPDISRFKNPEESQPEIMLYVAGALFQSIILVFSCVTVLASGMAAHAGVARLLYVMGRDGVFPEKTFGYVHPKWRTPAFNVLLVGFLALGAVFFDLVTATALINFGALVAFTFVNLSVISQFYIRERRNKGLMDHINYLILPIIGAATMGVLWINLEPGSMELGLVWGAIGILYMVWITRRFRRPMPQMPEK
- a CDS encoding fimbrial protein: MSLIKKVAPFIVLSGFMVAGNAFAATQGTTVSFEALIRAASCDVSSTTEGSRIDWGTFTSDEVTGKNVGDQLGDNKTFNLELSNCTAALAADGTINLYARGNKSNFDSEMFANATAASLAVKLLATASNTLVKPNVETGLKLGQEIIKDGTGRIPMTAGLYLTNGAVTSDELKVPVTFTVAYN
- a CDS encoding molecular chaperone, with amino-acid sequence MIKITNRIRKFFVILLIIISPFAYSKGVGLNATRIIYPEGENSVGVIVRNEEPKINYLVQAYISSDENPIVFQVTPPLFRINSLSRHEVKIYAMSNSLPKDRESIFYFHAKMIPGQSNNSDTAGLSVGFDNVIKLFYRPKNLPMTSEDAQKKLRFSVEGKQLKVVNNSPYYINFAGFSVNNIKLDVSLANNNAMIAPYSSIKYALPTGVNKGSVQWRTIDDLGGFNEHKATF
- a CDS encoding fimbrial protein yields the protein MNIKPHFKPIVLGALLTCISFYGYSAVDDSAVVIVKGSVTKGTCAFTLSDQTVKFSQSTLMQNVDEIGVKEENKIPFSVNYLCQDYVDETPDMEVVIKAGSGTQIANNKISPVNNPTNASFALYDCKGDHCSLINFNSGTSSVYITTGNGNKNKDFEVELVKKDSSAVNPGTLKAILALTLIQP